In Ruegeria sp. YS9, the genomic window CCAACGCGCTGGATCTGCAACTGAATTTTCGCGATGGTTTCGTGGCGCTCGGGCCATTGCCTTTGGGCCCCGCCCCGCGCCTGATCCTGCGTTAACGGCAGTAAGGTCCGCTGCGGTAGCGGGCCGTATCAAGGTGGAAATGATCCTTGTGATAACGATCTGAATTTGGCCCCAGCACGGTGCCGAACGGACCGCACGCTCCGCGCCAGATTTTCTTGAGCTGTTTCTGAGACGGGTTCTTGCGCCACCCATTCAGGACGGTCACCACCTCACCGTCGGCCATTTTGAAACCTGAGATATCGATCGCACGCCCCTTGCCGTGTTCGGATATCCGCGCGCCTTTGCGGTTGTTGCGGGTTCGGCAGGCATAATGGGCGGCGATTTGCAATTCGACCACGGGCCCGCGGCGTTTGAAGGTGGGTTTGACGGTCTTGTCGACCCACTTGTTCAACGCAATGGCGGTGCCACAATCCATAGTCGAGGGACGGCTGAGCGTCACACCCGAAACCGAGGTGATCTGCACCGCGTCCTTGACACCGCAGGCTGAATTCTTGCTGCCCACGCGGCCAACAGGCTTGCCCTGAATGGCAACATCCCCGCAAACAGACCCTTTGCGCAGCTTGCGCCTTTTGAACAACACCTGCTGTTCGACGGACTCGGGTCGCAAATAAGGCATCAAGGACGTGTCCGGCCCCAGAAGTGGCAGTTCCGACGGGCGCGCCGCCGCGGCGGTGACTTGCGGGGAAACCGGGCGCGAAACCGGACGCAGGTTGGCAGTGTCAGAGGGGGCAGGCGTGCTGACAGCCTTCTGAACAAGCGAGGGACGCATGAGAGGCACCAAAGACTGGTCAAGGGGCGCCGCCTGAACTGGCGCGGCACCCAAAGCCACGACCCCGATCAGAATATGCCCCCAGCGCAGTCTCATGAACTTGCCTTTCCCCGCCCAAAGTCCGGTGCATCCGTATCCTGCCCGGCATCGATGATACCGCGACGAATAGCACGGGTGCGGGTAAAGTAGTCAAATAGATGATCACCGTCCCCGGTACGGATGGCACGTTGCAGGGCAAAAAGCTCTTCGGTGAACCGGCCCAGGATTTCCAGCGTCGCATCCTTGTTGGACAGGAACACATCCCGCCACATGGTCGGGTCGGACGCGGCAATCCGGGTGAAGTCCCGGAAACCGGCAGCCGAATACTTGATGACCTCGCTGTCGGTCACCCGTCGCAGATCGTCGGCCACGCCGACCATCGTGTAGGCGATCAGGTGCGGCGCATGGGATGTCACGGCAAGGACCAGATCATGGTGATCCGCATCCATCTCATCGACATTCGACCCCATGCCCTCCCAAAGCGCGCGCAGGCGGGCAATGGCATCCGGGTCCGAACCCTCGACCGGGACCAACAGACACCAGCGATTGTCAAACAGCTCGGCAAACCCGGATTCAGGGCCGGAATGCTCGGTCCCAGCCAAGGGGTGCGCGGGTATGAAGTGCACGCCGTCGGGGATGTGCGGTTGCACCGCCCGAATGACGTCCCGCTTGACCGAACCCACATCCGAAACGGTGGCGCCGGGTTTCAGCACGGGTGCAATCTCTTTTGCAACTGCGCCCATAGCCCCTACAGGCACACACAGGACGACAAGATCGGCACCTTCGACCGCATCGCGTGCCGTGTCGCAAACACGGTCGCACAATCCAATCCTGCGTGCCGTTTCTCGGGTTTCCTCGGACCGGGCATAACCCGTCACTTCCCCGGCCAGCCCTGCACGTTTCATCGCCCAGAACATGGACGAAGCAATCAGGCCCAGCCCGATCAGCGCAACGCGGTCGTAAATCTGGCTCATGCTGCGCCCTCTTTGAATGCAGTGATCGCCGCAACCACACGGCGGCAGGCTTCTTCGTCGCCCACGGTGATCCGCAAGGCGTTCGGCAGGTTGTAGCCTGCAACCCGGCGGACAATCAAACCCTGCGTTTTCAGGTAGTCGTCGCAGGCCTCGGCTTCGGCCTGATCGCCAAAACGTGCAAGGATGAAGTTGGTACAGGACGGGTCCGAAGGCACGCCCGTCTTGGCCAATTGATCGGCCAGCCACACGCGAAGCCGCGCGTTTTCGGCCTGACAGAAGGTCAGGAATTCCACATCGTTTACCGCAGCTTCGGCCGCCGCCAATGCGGTCAGCGACAGGTTGAACGGCTGGCGCACCCGGTTCAGCACGTCGATGATCGGTTGATGCGCATAGCCCCAGCCGACACGCATACCGCCCAGCCCGTACACTTTTGAAAAGGTGCGCGTCATGATCACATTCTCATGGGCGTCAACCAGTGACGCCCCGCCATCGAACCCGTCGACAAATTCCGCATAAGCGCCGTCCAGAACCATCAGGCAAGTGTTGGGCAGACCCAGCGCCAGAAGTTCCAGTTCGTCGTTCGAGATCATGGTCGAGGTTGGATTGCCGGGATTGGTGACAAACACGATCCGCGTCCGCCCCGTCACAGCGGCAAGAATGGCATCCACATCCACCTTGCGGTCACGCTCGGCCACCATGACCGGCGTCGCACCGGCCATACGGGCGATGATCGGGTACATGGAAAACCCGTGCTCGGTATAGATCACCTCGTCCCCAGGCCCCGCATAGGCCTGAGCGACGAACTGCAATACCTCGTCGCTGCCGACACCGCAGATGATCCGCGCCGGGTCCAGCCCATGGCGTGCGCCGATGGCCGCGCGCAGGCTCGCGTGGTCGGTGCTGGGATAACGATGCAGAGTGGCCGCGCTGTCGCGCACCGCCTCTATGGCCCTGGGGCTGGGTCCAAAGGGGTTCTCGTTCGAGCTCAGCTTGATCACATGCTCCACTCCCGCCACATGCGACTGGCCGCCCTGATACAGCGCGATGTCCATAATGCCGGGTTGTGGGGTGATCTTGGTCATGAGAGGCTCCGTTCAATGGGCCTCTCATACCTGTCTCAAAGGGTTGAGAAAAGCGGCAATTCCCTCATGCGGCCTTGAAGCGCGCTGTTGCCGGGTCAGCGTTGTAGTAGGGCGTGAATTCTTCGGTCCGGTGCGACAGGTCATTGACGCTGTCGATGATGAACTGAACCGTTTCCTCACTCATCAGATATGAGAAATTCAGGCGCACCCAGCCGGGTTTTTTCATTTCTTCCCCTGCGGACAAGGCAGCGTGCAGCGCCTCGGACGTTGCCTGATCGATCCCCAGCAAGCGGTGGGCATAGGGTCCGGCACAGGCACAGCCGCCCCGCGCCTGAATGCCGTAGATATCGCTGAGCATCCGGGTGAACAGCTGCTGATGCACGGGCCGACCCGCATTGTCGCGCACCAGGAAGGAAAAGATCGGCAGCCGATGCGCGCGCTCGACCCCAAGCAGGGTCAGGTTCGGGTTGTTCTTCCACCCGTCCAGCGCCATTTGATTGTACTGCGCCTCGCGCCGGGCGATTTCGTCCGTTCCGACGACATCCTTGACGATGAAGGCCAGCGCCGCACGAATGTCTCCGATCACGTTGGGTGTCCCGGCCTCTTCGCGGGTGGACAGATCGGCACTGTAGTCATGCCGCCACGGTGATACGAAGCTGACGGTTCCACCACCCGGCCAGCTGGGACAGGTCCGTTTCACGGCAGTTTGGTTCACAACCAAAACACCTGACGCGCCCGGGCCACCGGGAAACTTGTGCGGCGAAACCACGATCGCATCCTTGCGGGCATCTTCGGGTCCCATGTCCATCGGCAGGTAAGGCCCGCCACCGGCATAGTCCCAAACGGCCAAAGCACCATACGCCTTCAGCATCCGTGTGACCGGATCGGGATCGGTGATAATGCCTGTTACGTTGGACGCGGCAGAAAACGATCCGACCACCAAATCGGCATCCGCATGGGCCTCGAGCGCGGTTTTCAGCGCATGCAGGTCCACACCACCGCCCTCGGCTTCGGGGATTTCGACGACACGTGCTTTGCTTTCGCGCCACGGCAGAATATTCGAATGATGCTCATATGGACCGATCAAGACAATCGGCTGGTCAGCCTCTGCCACCCCTAGCAGGCTGACCAGCCGATTGAGCCCCGCAGTGGCGCCAGACCCGGTAAAGATCACCGCGTCCTCTTCCCGAGCACCAACAATGCGGGCTATTTCTGCCCGCGCTTCGCGGCGCAGACGTGTCATGTAGGATCCGCAGTAGGAGGCCTCGGTGTGACTGTTTGCGTAAAACGGCAAAACGTCCTGCGCCACAAAATCCTCGACCTGCCGCAATGCGCGGCCCGAAGCGACGTAATCCGCATAGACAAGCGGCACGTCTCCATGCAGACCCGGGATCAGAACATTCTCGCCGATCAGCCCATCGCGCAGATTTGAATTGTGAGTGGTGGAACAGAGTTCCGCACGAAATTTGGACAGGGTCATTGCATTGGCTCCTTACTGCCCTACCAATGTGATATTTTTGAACCGCGAAAACTTCACCTATCTTTGCGTAGATTTTTAAGATTTCGTGTCATATGATCCGTTATGAAATCAAAATTAGATCAAATTGACACGCGCATTCTGAAAGAACTGCAAAAGGACGCCACCCTGTCGCAGCGCGAATTGGCGGATCGTGTAGGACTTTCTCAAAACGCTTGCTGGCGGCGCTTGAAGGCCCTGAACGAAAACGGTGTGCTGATCGGGTCCACGGCCCGCATCGCACGTGAGAAACTGGGGTTGAGCCTTGTCGTCTTTGTTATGCTCCGCACACGACACCACTCCGCCGAGTGGCTTCAGGCGTTTCGGAGCCATGTTCTGACGATCCCGGAAGTCGTGGATTTTCATCGGATCGGAGGCGATTACGACTATCAGCTGAAAGTCGTAACGCAGGACATGTCGTCATATGACAAGGTCTATCAACGATTGATCGAGAAGGTCGAGTTGGACAGCGTGACCTCGTATTTCGCGATGGAAGCGATCGCCGAAGGCAGACCCCT contains:
- a CDS encoding extensin family protein, with the translated sequence MRLRWGHILIGVVALGAAPVQAAPLDQSLVPLMRPSLVQKAVSTPAPSDTANLRPVSRPVSPQVTAAAARPSELPLLGPDTSLMPYLRPESVEQQVLFKRRKLRKGSVCGDVAIQGKPVGRVGSKNSACGVKDAVQITSVSGVTLSRPSTMDCGTAIALNKWVDKTVKPTFKRRGPVVELQIAAHYACRTRNNRKGARISEHGKGRAIDISGFKMADGEVVTVLNGWRKNPSQKQLKKIWRGACGPFGTVLGPNSDRYHKDHFHLDTARYRSGPYCR
- a CDS encoding prephenate/arogenate dehydrogenase family protein, which encodes MSQIYDRVALIGLGLIASSMFWAMKRAGLAGEVTGYARSEETRETARRIGLCDRVCDTARDAVEGADLVVLCVPVGAMGAVAKEIAPVLKPGATVSDVGSVKRDVIRAVQPHIPDGVHFIPAHPLAGTEHSGPESGFAELFDNRWCLLVPVEGSDPDAIARLRALWEGMGSNVDEMDADHHDLVLAVTSHAPHLIAYTMVGVADDLRRVTDSEVIKYSAAGFRDFTRIAASDPTMWRDVFLSNKDATLEILGRFTEELFALQRAIRTGDGDHLFDYFTRTRAIRRGIIDAGQDTDAPDFGRGKASS
- the hisC gene encoding histidinol-phosphate transaminase → MTKITPQPGIMDIALYQGGQSHVAGVEHVIKLSSNENPFGPSPRAIEAVRDSAATLHRYPSTDHASLRAAIGARHGLDPARIICGVGSDEVLQFVAQAYAGPGDEVIYTEHGFSMYPIIARMAGATPVMVAERDRKVDVDAILAAVTGRTRIVFVTNPGNPTSTMISNDELELLALGLPNTCLMVLDGAYAEFVDGFDGGASLVDAHENVIMTRTFSKVYGLGGMRVGWGYAHQPIIDVLNRVRQPFNLSLTALAAAEAAVNDVEFLTFCQAENARLRVWLADQLAKTGVPSDPSCTNFILARFGDQAEAEACDDYLKTQGLIVRRVAGYNLPNALRITVGDEEACRRVVAAITAFKEGAA
- a CDS encoding aminotransferase class V-fold PLP-dependent enzyme; amino-acid sequence: MTLSKFRAELCSTTHNSNLRDGLIGENVLIPGLHGDVPLVYADYVASGRALRQVEDFVAQDVLPFYANSHTEASYCGSYMTRLRREARAEIARIVGAREEDAVIFTGSGATAGLNRLVSLLGVAEADQPIVLIGPYEHHSNILPWRESKARVVEIPEAEGGGVDLHALKTALEAHADADLVVGSFSAASNVTGIITDPDPVTRMLKAYGALAVWDYAGGGPYLPMDMGPEDARKDAIVVSPHKFPGGPGASGVLVVNQTAVKRTCPSWPGGGTVSFVSPWRHDYSADLSTREEAGTPNVIGDIRAALAFIVKDVVGTDEIARREAQYNQMALDGWKNNPNLTLLGVERAHRLPIFSFLVRDNAGRPVHQQLFTRMLSDIYGIQARGGCACAGPYAHRLLGIDQATSEALHAALSAGEEMKKPGWVRLNFSYLMSEETVQFIIDSVNDLSHRTEEFTPYYNADPATARFKAA
- a CDS encoding Lrp/AsnC family transcriptional regulator, with product MKSKLDQIDTRILKELQKDATLSQRELADRVGLSQNACWRRLKALNENGVLIGSTARIAREKLGLSLVVFVMLRTRHHSAEWLQAFRSHVLTIPEVVDFHRIGGDYDYQLKVVTQDMSSYDKVYQRLIEKVELDSVTSYFAMEAIAEGRPLPI